The Streptomyces avermitilis MA-4680 = NBRC 14893 genome contains a region encoding:
- a CDS encoding GlsB/YeaQ/YmgE family stress response membrane protein, giving the protein MGIVGWIILGLLAGAIAKFLLPGRDPGGFIGTTVIGVAGAFIGGWISARWLDHPITKQFYDGATWAAAIGGSLVLLIIYRLLFGDSRR; this is encoded by the coding sequence ATGGGTATCGTCGGCTGGATCATTCTGGGGCTGTTGGCAGGCGCCATCGCCAAATTCCTGCTCCCGGGCCGTGACCCGGGCGGCTTCATCGGCACGACCGTCATCGGTGTCGCGGGGGCCTTCATCGGGGGCTGGATATCGGCACGTTGGCTGGACCACCCGATCACCAAGCAGTTCTACGACGGCGCCACCTGGGCGGCGGCGATCGGCGGCTCGCTGGTCCTGCTGATCATCTACCGCCTCCTGTTCGGAGACTCACGCCGCTGA
- a CDS encoding YajQ family cyclic di-GMP-binding protein, with amino-acid sequence MADSSFDIVSKVERQEVDNALNQAAKEISQRYDFKNVGASIAWSGEKILMQANSEERVKAILDVFETKLIKRGISLKALDAGEPQLSGKEYKIFASIEEGISQENAKKVAKVIRDEGPKGVKAQVQGDELRVSSKSRDDLQAVQALLKGQDFDFALQFVNYR; translated from the coding sequence ATGGCCGACTCCAGTTTCGACATCGTCTCGAAGGTCGAGCGGCAGGAGGTCGACAACGCCCTCAACCAGGCCGCCAAGGAAATCTCGCAGCGCTACGACTTCAAGAACGTGGGCGCCTCCATCGCCTGGTCCGGCGAGAAGATCCTGATGCAGGCGAACTCCGAGGAGCGGGTGAAGGCCATCCTCGACGTGTTCGAGACCAAGCTGATCAAGCGTGGCATCTCGCTGAAGGCGCTGGACGCCGGTGAGCCGCAGCTGTCCGGCAAGGAGTACAAGATCTTCGCGTCGATCGAGGAGGGCATCTCCCAGGAGAACGCGAAGAAGGTCGCGAAGGTCATTCGCGACGAGGGCCCGAAGGGCGTGAAGGCCCAGGTGCAGGGCGACGAGCTGCGCGTCAGCTCGAAGAGCCGTGACGACCTGCAAGCCGTGCAGGCGCTGCTCAAGGGCCAGGACTTCGACTTCGCCCTGCAGTTCGTGAACTACCGGTAG
- a CDS encoding M20 family metallopeptidase — translation MSATAPPLAALSAELSLLRPRMEEVSRAIHARPELKFAEFHAVEVLTGWLAEAGFAVRAGAGGLDTAFVAAHEGSEPGPYVAVLAEYDALPGVGHGCGHNLIAAGGAAAAITAVRALPHHPGTIAVIGTPGEEMGGGGKVRLADAGVFAGVDAAVMFHPGDRSLTTQHGLAAAHLRVGFTGVSAHAARSPWEGRSALAAAQLFLNAIDAMRQFVPPTARLHGIVSDGGQAPNVIPAHAAVDLYVRDRTAASAEALVERVRRAAEGAALATETTAEVHETGPLYGERRDNTVLAERFGDTVRALGLDITAAGPDSPAGSSDIGNLSQLLPVIHPYIQIAEFGTPSHSDAMREAAATPLAHDRAEVAAAGLARVVTDLVLDPGVLEAARAEFVGR, via the coding sequence ATGTCCGCCACCGCGCCCCCGCTGGCAGCTCTCTCCGCCGAACTCTCCTTGCTGCGCCCCCGGATGGAGGAGGTGAGCCGTGCCATCCATGCACGGCCGGAGCTGAAGTTCGCGGAGTTCCATGCCGTGGAGGTGCTGACCGGCTGGCTCGCCGAGGCGGGCTTCGCGGTGCGGGCGGGAGCGGGCGGCCTCGATACGGCGTTCGTGGCGGCGCACGAGGGGAGCGAGCCGGGCCCGTACGTCGCCGTACTCGCGGAGTACGACGCGCTGCCCGGAGTCGGGCACGGCTGCGGCCACAATCTCATCGCGGCCGGTGGCGCGGCGGCCGCGATCACCGCCGTACGCGCCCTGCCTCACCACCCGGGCACGATCGCCGTCATCGGTACCCCCGGTGAGGAGATGGGCGGCGGGGGCAAGGTCAGGCTGGCCGACGCCGGGGTCTTCGCGGGCGTCGACGCCGCGGTTATGTTCCACCCGGGCGACCGCTCGCTGACCACGCAGCACGGGTTGGCGGCGGCGCATCTGAGGGTCGGTTTCACGGGGGTGAGCGCGCATGCCGCGAGGTCACCGTGGGAGGGGCGCAGCGCGCTGGCGGCCGCGCAGCTGTTCCTCAACGCGATCGACGCGATGCGTCAGTTCGTACCGCCGACCGCCCGACTGCACGGCATCGTCTCGGACGGCGGCCAGGCCCCGAACGTGATCCCGGCCCATGCCGCGGTGGATCTGTACGTACGGGACCGTACGGCGGCGTCGGCCGAGGCGCTGGTCGAGCGGGTCCGCAGGGCGGCCGAGGGCGCGGCGCTCGCCACCGAGACCACGGCGGAGGTCCACGAGACAGGCCCGCTGTACGGGGAGCGCCGCGACAACACGGTGCTCGCCGAACGCTTCGGGGACACGGTGCGCGCGCTGGGCCTGGACATCACGGCCGCCGGCCCCGACAGCCCCGCCGGTTCCTCCGACATCGGCAACCTGTCCCAGCTGCTGCCGGTCATCCATCCGTACATCCAGATCGCCGAGTTCGGTACGCCGAGTCACTCCGACGCGATGCGGGAGGCCGCGGCGACCCCTCTCGCCCACGACCGCGCCGAGGTCGCGGCGGCGGGGCTGGCTCGGGTGGTCACTGACCTGGTCCTGGATCCGGGGGTGTTGGAGGCGGCGCGGGCGGAGTTCGTGGGCCGCTGA
- a CDS encoding SDR family oxidoreductase, producing the protein MRIVIAGGHGQIALRLERLLAARGDEVAGIIRRAEQGDDLRAAGAEPVLCDLESASVEEVAAHLQGADAAVFAAGAGPGSGVTRKETVDKGAAILFADAAERAGVRRHVVVSSMGADPAHPGDEVFDVYLRAKGEADEYVRSRPSLDWTILRPGMLTNDAGTGLVRLEAHTGRGPIPRDDVAATLAELVDTPATAGLTLEVISGSTPITVAVKAVAGN; encoded by the coding sequence ATGCGCATTGTCATCGCTGGAGGTCATGGTCAGATCGCGCTGCGGCTGGAGCGGCTGCTCGCCGCGCGCGGTGACGAGGTCGCGGGGATCATCCGCCGCGCCGAACAGGGCGACGATCTGCGGGCGGCCGGCGCCGAGCCGGTGCTCTGCGATCTGGAGTCGGCCTCCGTCGAGGAGGTCGCCGCTCATCTACAGGGCGCGGACGCGGCGGTGTTCGCGGCGGGCGCGGGCCCGGGCAGCGGCGTCACCCGCAAGGAGACGGTGGACAAGGGTGCGGCGATCCTGTTCGCCGACGCGGCGGAACGGGCGGGCGTACGCCGCCACGTCGTCGTGTCCTCGATGGGCGCGGACCCGGCGCACCCGGGCGACGAGGTGTTCGACGTCTATCTGCGCGCCAAGGGCGAGGCGGACGAGTACGTACGCAGCCGTCCGTCCCTGGACTGGACGATCCTGCGCCCGGGGATGCTGACGAACGACGCCGGCACGGGCCTCGTACGCCTGGAGGCGCACACGGGCCGCGGCCCGATCCCGCGCGACGACGTGGCCGCGACCCTCGCGGAACTCGTCGACACCCCCGCGACGGCCGGCCTGACACTGGAAGTGATCAGCGGCTCCACGCCGATCACGGTGGCGGTGAAGGCGGTGGCGGGGAACTGA
- a CDS encoding amidohydrolase family protein: MPDSRPQPPHSSSGQTDPAGLLLCGARLTDGRTVDVRLGGGRIEAVGTAGSLATDAVGARVDLAGYLLLPAPVEPHAHGDTALSADGAGPVSYGAPEVQRRATEAALLQLGHGATALRAHVHVSDVQGLDALTAVLQARRSLHGLAELSAVAMPRVLTGAAGADGVAMLRDALKMGAAVVGGCPDADPDPTGYVETVLELAAEQGCPVDLHTDGDDPARLARLAAMAGGLRPGVTLGPCGGLRRLPAEVAARIADQLAAAGVTVVCLPQGGCGGADRPGTAPVRLLRSAGVRVAAGSGALRDVSNPVGRGDPLEAAYLLASRYGLRPEDAYDAVSTAARAALGLPEVRVEAGFPAELLAVRGDRLAGALSLAYSRIVVHRGRVVARTSAVREYCNSAAAVALDLPRQGRGEPS; this comes from the coding sequence ATGCCCGACAGCCGACCGCAGCCGCCCCACTCGTCGTCGGGACAGACCGACCCGGCCGGCCTCCTGCTGTGCGGAGCGCGGCTCACCGACGGACGGACCGTGGACGTGCGGCTGGGCGGCGGGCGTATCGAGGCGGTCGGTACCGCCGGGAGTCTGGCGACGGACGCGGTCGGCGCGCGCGTGGACCTCGCCGGCTATCTGCTCCTGCCGGCCCCCGTCGAGCCGCACGCCCACGGGGACACGGCCCTGTCGGCCGACGGCGCGGGACCTGTGTCGTACGGCGCTCCGGAGGTCCAGCGCCGCGCGACCGAGGCCGCGTTGCTGCAACTCGGACACGGGGCGACGGCTCTGCGCGCCCACGTACACGTGAGTGACGTACAGGGCCTGGACGCACTGACGGCGGTGCTTCAGGCACGACGGTCACTGCACGGGCTCGCCGAGTTGTCGGCGGTGGCGATGCCACGGGTGCTGACCGGGGCCGCCGGGGCGGACGGGGTCGCGATGCTGCGCGACGCGCTGAAGATGGGCGCCGCGGTGGTGGGTGGCTGTCCGGACGCCGACCCGGATCCGACGGGGTACGTGGAGACGGTTCTGGAACTCGCCGCCGAGCAGGGCTGCCCCGTCGACCTGCACACGGACGGTGACGATCCGGCCCGGCTCGCCCGGCTCGCGGCGATGGCCGGCGGGCTGCGTCCCGGGGTCACGCTGGGCCCTTGCGGGGGGCTGCGCCGACTGCCCGCCGAGGTCGCCGCACGCATCGCGGACCAACTCGCCGCGGCCGGGGTGACGGTGGTGTGCCTGCCGCAGGGTGGCTGCGGGGGCGCCGACCGGCCCGGTACGGCGCCCGTACGGCTGCTGCGGTCGGCCGGCGTGCGGGTCGCGGCCGGCAGCGGCGCTCTGAGGGACGTGTCGAACCCGGTGGGCCGCGGGGATCCGCTGGAGGCCGCGTATCTGCTGGCCTCGCGCTACGGGCTGCGGCCCGAGGACGCGTACGACGCCGTGAGCACCGCAGCCCGGGCCGCTCTCGGCCTGCCCGAAGTACGCGTGGAGGCGGGATTCCCGGCCGAACTGCTCGCCGTACGGGGCGACCGGCTGGCCGGGGCGCTGTCGCTCGCGTACAGCCGGATCGTCGTACACCGGGGGCGGGTCGTGGCGCGGACCAGCGCGGTGCGGGAGTACTGCAACTCGGCGGCCGCGGTGGCGCTGGACCTGCCTCGGCAGGGGCGGGGAGAGCCGTCGTGA
- the rpmG gene encoding 50S ribosomal protein L33: MAATDVRPKITLACVECKERNYITKKNRRNNPDRLEMKKHCPRCNAHTAHRETR, encoded by the coding sequence GTGGCTGCCACCGACGTCCGCCCGAAGATCACGCTGGCCTGCGTGGAGTGCAAGGAGCGGAACTACATCACCAAGAAGAACCGGCGTAACAACCCGGACCGACTGGAGATGAAGAAGCACTGCCCGCGTTGCAACGCGCACACCGCGCACCGCGAAACGCGATAA
- a CDS encoding MaoC family dehydratase N-terminal domain-containing protein encodes MALDQSFVGRSYPPTDPYEVGREKIREFAEAVGDPNPVYTDPEAAKALGYADVIAPPTFVFAITFKAAGQVVQDPQLGLDYSRVVHGDQKFAYTRPVRAGDRLTVTSTIESIKSLAGNDVVDVRGEVHDEAGEHVVTAITKLVARAAEEG; translated from the coding sequence ATGGCGCTCGACCAGTCCTTCGTGGGGCGGTCCTACCCGCCCACCGACCCCTATGAGGTCGGCCGGGAGAAGATCCGCGAGTTCGCGGAGGCCGTCGGGGACCCCAATCCGGTGTACACGGACCCGGAGGCCGCCAAGGCGCTCGGGTACGCCGATGTGATCGCCCCGCCCACCTTTGTGTTCGCCATTACGTTCAAGGCGGCCGGGCAGGTCGTCCAGGACCCCCAGCTGGGCCTCGACTACAGCCGCGTGGTGCACGGTGACCAGAAGTTCGCCTACACCCGGCCGGTCCGCGCCGGTGACCGGCTCACGGTCACCTCGACCATCGAGTCGATCAAGTCCCTCGCGGGCAACGACGTCGTGGACGTCCGGGGCGAGGTCCACGACGAGGCGGGCGAGCACGTCGTGACGGCCATCACCAAGCTGGTGGCCCGCGCGGCCGAGGAGGGCTGA
- a CDS encoding MaoC family dehydratase: protein MTAKIAYDDIEVGAELPAQTFPVTRATLVQYAGASGDFNPIHWNEKFAKEVGLPDVIAHGMFTMAEAIRVVTDWTGDPGAVVEYGVRFTKPVVVPNDDQGATIEVTGKVAAKLDDNTVRVDLTAMSEGKKVLGMSRAVVRLA, encoded by the coding sequence ATGACCGCGAAGATCGCGTACGACGACATCGAGGTCGGAGCCGAACTGCCGGCGCAGACCTTCCCCGTGACGCGCGCCACGCTCGTGCAGTACGCGGGCGCCTCCGGGGACTTCAACCCGATCCACTGGAACGAGAAGTTCGCCAAGGAGGTCGGGCTGCCGGACGTCATCGCGCACGGCATGTTCACCATGGCCGAGGCGATCCGCGTCGTCACCGACTGGACCGGCGACCCGGGCGCGGTCGTCGAGTACGGCGTCCGCTTCACCAAGCCCGTCGTCGTCCCGAACGACGACCAGGGCGCGACCATCGAGGTCACCGGCAAGGTCGCGGCCAAGCTCGACGACAACACGGTCCGCGTCGACCTCACGGCGATGAGCGAGGGCAAGAAGGTGCTGGGCATGTCGCGGGCGGTTGTGCGGCTGGCCTGA
- a CDS encoding TetR/AcrR family transcriptional regulator has translation MVRMSAEERRESVIRAAMSEFGRGGYYGTSTEAIAKRVGVSQPYLFRLFPSKKAIFLAAAERCMEDTRRTFEEAAEGLRGEEALHSMANAYTRVIAERPEQLLMQMQTYVASAAAEEAGDHELAEAVRAGWMRLWDTVHLPLGGDKDETTTFMAYGMLVNCLVAMGFPPEHRVWEGLYPSARITGRLEK, from the coding sequence ATGGTCAGGATGAGCGCAGAGGAGAGGCGCGAGAGCGTCATCCGCGCGGCGATGAGTGAGTTCGGCCGGGGCGGCTACTACGGCACGTCCACCGAGGCGATCGCCAAGCGTGTGGGTGTCTCGCAGCCTTATCTCTTCCGGCTCTTCCCGAGCAAGAAGGCGATCTTCCTCGCGGCGGCCGAGCGCTGCATGGAGGACACCCGGCGCACCTTCGAGGAAGCCGCCGAGGGGCTGCGGGGCGAGGAGGCTCTGCACTCCATGGCGAACGCGTACACCAGGGTCATCGCGGAGCGCCCGGAGCAGCTGCTGATGCAGATGCAGACGTACGTCGCCTCGGCGGCCGCCGAGGAGGCCGGGGACCACGAACTCGCTGAGGCGGTGCGGGCGGGCTGGATGCGCCTGTGGGACACCGTCCATCTGCCGCTCGGCGGCGACAAGGACGAGACGACGACCTTCATGGCGTACGGAATGCTCGTCAACTGCCTGGTGGCCATGGGTTTTCCGCCCGAGCACCGAGTCTGGGAAGGGCTCTATCCGTCGGCGCGGATCACGGGCCGGCTGGAGAAGTAG